The proteins below come from a single Erysipelothrix piscisicarius genomic window:
- the xseB gene encoding exodeoxyribonuclease VII small subunit: MNKDFNFEIAMARLAEIANELEKDSLPLDQAIVLFEEGLNLSKQCQERLSGYENQVKALVQKHQGEQND, translated from the coding sequence ATGAATAAAGATTTTAATTTTGAAATTGCAATGGCGCGTCTTGCGGAAATTGCAAATGAGTTGGAAAAAGACAGTCTTCCCTTGGATCAAGCAATTGTTCTTTTTGAAGAAGGTTTGAATTTATCCAAGCAATGTCAAGAACGTTTAAGCGGATATGAAAATCAAGTTAAAGCTTTAGTTCAAAAACATCAAGGGGAACAAAATGATTAA
- the xseA gene encoding exodeoxyribonuclease VII large subunit gives MITQDVITVTEFVHELKGVIDQHPSFKNVALVGELSNFKAHHSGHFYFSLKDDKSRVTCAMFRRSASKVLFKPKDGDKVVIFGRCEVYTDTGTVQIYADRMNLDGLGDLYIQFEKLKKDFENRGYFDPKHRKPIPKYPQRIGVIVGEKSAAYADISRTLQERWPLAQQIDLLAYVQGEHASNSLVQQIKTAHLQNIDTIILGRGGGSIEDLWAFNTPEVVEAIFSSEIPIISGIGHESDVTLSDFVADYRAATPTAAAVAATPNCVEMNTMIRDYKNQYYLAVRNKYLRRMGDFTYLIQSSALKDPILLVERKQQKLDTLTVRITHQQTLFDESKRMLTLFTNRMENSLQIKQNNSHHAINQFMSLSTTTIQQKLNQSLQKFNMMENRYVFYSQYIERNIKQNQLMIQQYNGRFQSLVERDLNLKKERLNEILKSLKYRSPLEVIQRNLNQGYVIPRKNDTHVLSVDALNLNDHIQLEFKDGFVVTQVISKESKDE, from the coding sequence ATGATAACTCAGGATGTAATTACGGTTACAGAATTTGTTCATGAATTAAAAGGTGTTATTGATCAACATCCTTCTTTTAAGAATGTCGCATTAGTCGGTGAGCTTTCTAATTTTAAAGCACATCATAGTGGGCATTTTTATTTTTCCCTAAAGGATGATAAAAGTAGAGTTACGTGCGCTATGTTCCGTCGCAGTGCAAGTAAAGTTTTATTTAAGCCAAAAGACGGTGATAAGGTTGTTATTTTTGGTCGCTGTGAAGTGTACACGGATACCGGTACGGTGCAAATTTATGCAGATCGTATGAATTTAGATGGTTTGGGTGATTTGTATATCCAGTTTGAGAAATTAAAAAAAGATTTTGAAAATCGAGGTTATTTTGATCCCAAGCATCGAAAGCCAATTCCTAAGTATCCTCAACGTATCGGCGTTATTGTAGGGGAGAAAAGCGCCGCTTATGCCGATATATCCCGTACACTTCAAGAGCGTTGGCCACTGGCACAACAAATTGATCTCTTGGCTTATGTACAAGGGGAGCATGCCTCTAACAGTTTGGTTCAACAAATCAAAACAGCACATCTTCAAAATATCGATACCATCATTTTAGGTCGGGGTGGGGGATCGATTGAAGACCTATGGGCATTTAATACACCCGAAGTTGTTGAAGCAATCTTCTCTAGTGAAATTCCAATTATTTCAGGTATTGGTCATGAAAGTGATGTTACATTATCAGATTTTGTTGCAGATTATCGTGCTGCGACACCCACTGCTGCAGCCGTTGCTGCAACACCGAATTGTGTCGAGATGAACACCATGATTCGTGATTATAAAAACCAGTATTATCTTGCAGTTCGAAATAAGTATCTTAGACGGATGGGTGACTTTACATACTTGATTCAAAGCAGTGCATTAAAAGATCCAATTCTTTTAGTCGAACGCAAACAACAAAAGTTAGATACGTTGACTGTCCGAATTACACATCAACAGACTTTATTTGATGAATCAAAGCGGATGCTTACACTGTTTACGAATCGAATGGAAAATTCGTTGCAGATAAAACAAAATAATTCACACCATGCGATTAACCAGTTTATGAGTTTAAGTACCACTACAATTCAACAGAAATTGAATCAATCATTACAAAAGTTCAATATGATGGAAAATCGATATGTCTTCTATTCGCAATATATTGAACGTAACATTAAACAAAATCAGCTCATGATTCAACAATATAATGGTCGCTTTCAGTCACTTGTGGAGCGGGACTTAAACTTGAAAAAAGAGCGTTTAAACGAGATACTTAAGTCACTTAAGTATCGTTCACCCTTGGAGGTAATTCAACGAAATCTTAACCAAGGGTATGTGATTCCACGTAAGAACGATACGCATGTTTTAAGTGTTGATGCACTGAATCTTAACGATCACATTCAGTTAGAATTTAAAGATGGATTTGTGGTGACACAGGTCATCAGTAAGGAGTCTAAAGATGAATAA
- a CDS encoding site-specific integrase yields the protein MKSQANDFIHYLQYIDPKAALTVTSYQNDLNHYIDYLESDGLTSLQEVDAEIIRKYIDRIHDDYAASTLQHKIVVIRQFHQYLLNSGQLHHDPTVFISVKIKVHAFHSVYRRM from the coding sequence ATGAAAAGCCAAGCGAATGATTTTATACATTATCTTCAATATATTGATCCTAAAGCTGCTTTAACCGTCACGTCCTATCAAAATGATTTAAACCACTATATTGATTATCTAGAAAGCGACGGTTTGACATCTTTACAAGAGGTTGATGCGGAAATAATTCGAAAGTATATTGATCGTATTCACGATGACTATGCGGCTTCAACACTTCAGCATAAGATCGTCGTAATTCGGCAATTTCATCAATATCTACTCAATAGTGGTCAGCTTCACCATGATCCGACAGTTTTCATTTCGGTCAAAATAAAGGTTCACGCATTCCACTCAGTGTATCGGAGGATGTAA
- the dinB gene encoding DNA polymerase IV — MAQVIFHIDINAFYASAHLIADASLYGKPVVVCSNHRGSVITTASYEARSFGVKSAMPLAHAKRLCPNLVVIEVDFELYQDLSVKFMNLIRSYSSLMQPASIDECYVDMTEVIKNYEKPLDLAVEIQQKVWDELKLPISIGVAPNKFLAKMASDMQKPRGITVLRIREVPQKLWPLPIELMHGIGNKTVPRLKKIGIESIGDLANQNADHLKNILGINAHNFVQKANGYDHSKIDTDVTMKSIGQSKTFKDAMSDLDEIRNAILNELDEVIRRMELQNVVGKTVSFSIRLDDFKTATRSFTFDEYTSDQNLLFERLMSVYDEFDGLGGVSFISVTMTNLMPRDEIIEQLNIFDDLEEVTVNDIIHRLNKQLNQNLFKTTRSVLKEAAYEKPSE; from the coding sequence ATGGCACAAGTAATCTTTCATATTGATATCAATGCATTTTATGCCAGTGCTCATTTAATTGCGGATGCAAGTTTGTATGGAAAACCGGTAGTCGTATGCAGTAACCATAGAGGATCCGTGATTACAACTGCCTCTTATGAAGCACGTTCATTTGGAGTGAAATCGGCTATGCCGCTGGCTCATGCCAAGCGGTTATGTCCCAATTTAGTGGTTATTGAAGTAGATTTTGAACTCTATCAGGATTTATCGGTTAAGTTTATGAATCTTATCCGCAGTTATTCAAGCCTAATGCAACCCGCTAGTATCGATGAATGTTATGTTGATATGACGGAAGTAATTAAAAACTATGAGAAACCACTCGATCTTGCAGTTGAAATCCAACAAAAAGTTTGGGATGAATTAAAACTTCCGATTTCAATTGGCGTCGCACCCAATAAATTCTTAGCTAAAATGGCGAGTGATATGCAGAAGCCACGAGGCATCACGGTTTTAAGAATTCGCGAAGTGCCACAAAAATTGTGGCCTTTACCCATTGAACTCATGCATGGAATTGGGAATAAAACAGTTCCTCGATTAAAAAAAATAGGTATTGAATCCATTGGTGATCTTGCGAATCAGAATGCAGACCATTTAAAAAATATTTTGGGAATTAATGCTCACAATTTTGTTCAAAAAGCAAATGGATATGATCATTCAAAGATTGATACTGATGTAACGATGAAGTCAATTGGTCAATCAAAAACTTTTAAAGATGCTATGTCTGATCTCGATGAAATTCGAAATGCAATTTTAAACGAACTGGATGAAGTTATCCGGCGTATGGAACTTCAAAATGTAGTAGGGAAGACCGTATCTTTTTCAATTCGACTTGATGATTTCAAAACCGCCACACGTTCATTTACATTTGATGAATACACAAGTGATCAAAATTTATTATTTGAGCGTTTGATGAGCGTGTACGATGAATTTGATGGTCTTGGAGGTGTATCATTTATTTCTGTCACCATGACCAATTTAATGCCCAGAGATGAAATCATAGAGCAACTGAATATTTTTGATGATTTGGAGGAAGTTACGGTCAATGACATTATTCATCGGTTAAATAAACAGCTCAATCAAAATCTTTTTAAAACGACTCGTTCAGTTTTAAAGGAGGCAGCTTATGAAAAGCCAAGCGAATGA
- a CDS encoding polyprenyl synthetase family protein gives MIKDIDKQLFTILAYYPETSVVKEAMSYSLMSGGKRLRPQLLLAMLQDFGCDYQIGLYPACALEMVHTYSLVHDDLPAMDDDDMRRFKPTNHKVFGEGVAILAGDALLTGAFTALSQASLDADVLGKCFEILARNAGSNGMILGQELDIDDQIQHIDDLVACYNLKTGCLFAAAFEMAAVIAGQDAYQKLAHELGLSLGVAFQFQDDLLEVTKSSEEIGKSNQSDAERDKTTVVSLLGLEQARTLTESYFSSIKDLLRKMNIENGNLKQIIDEMMSREL, from the coding sequence ATGATTAAAGACATCGATAAACAATTATTTACAATTTTAGCGTATTACCCCGAGACCTCTGTTGTTAAAGAAGCCATGTCGTACTCACTAATGAGTGGAGGAAAGCGTTTAAGACCTCAACTCTTATTGGCGATGCTTCAAGATTTTGGTTGTGATTACCAAATTGGTCTATATCCTGCATGTGCACTTGAAATGGTTCATACCTATTCTTTAGTACACGATGATCTTCCTGCGATGGATGATGATGATATGCGACGTTTTAAACCAACCAATCACAAAGTGTTTGGTGAAGGTGTTGCAATTCTTGCAGGAGATGCACTTTTGACAGGGGCTTTTACAGCTTTGTCACAGGCGTCTTTAGATGCAGATGTTCTCGGAAAGTGTTTTGAAATTCTAGCGCGTAATGCTGGAAGTAATGGGATGATTTTAGGTCAAGAATTGGATATCGATGATCAAATCCAGCATATTGATGATCTCGTTGCGTGCTACAATCTTAAAACCGGTTGCTTATTTGCAGCGGCATTTGAAATGGCAGCCGTAATTGCAGGGCAGGATGCGTACCAAAAATTAGCTCATGAGTTGGGCTTATCCTTGGGCGTTGCTTTTCAATTCCAAGATGATCTTCTTGAAGTTACAAAATCTTCAGAGGAAATCGGGAAGAGCAATCAAAGCGATGCAGAACGCGATAAAACAACTGTTGTGAGTTTATTGGGTCTTGAACAAGCTCGCACCTTAACGGAATCGTATTTTTCAAGTATTAAAGATTTATTAAGAAAAATGAATATTGAAAATGGAAATCTGAAACAGATTATTGATGAAATGATGAGTCGCGAATTATAG
- a CDS encoding transcription antitermination protein NusB encodes MSRYNERQNAMSAIYIHLLREQTMQEVLEDNRFVSEVGTFIQDFNLQDEMLQVVMNVEARKDIYSRAIDHYLTKWRFDRLGFIEQAILLMACAELELGYQDKVVIVNEAVNLAKDFSDEESYKLINGVIDAL; translated from the coding sequence ATGTCGCGATATAACGAACGACAAAATGCAATGTCAGCAATCTATATTCATCTCTTAAGAGAGCAAACTATGCAAGAAGTTCTTGAGGATAATCGTTTTGTTTCAGAAGTAGGGACGTTTATTCAAGATTTTAATTTGCAAGACGAGATGCTTCAAGTTGTGATGAATGTCGAAGCACGTAAAGATATTTATTCGCGAGCAATCGATCATTATTTAACGAAATGGCGTTTTGACCGTCTCGGTTTTATTGAACAAGCAATTCTTTTAATGGCTTGTGCTGAATTGGAACTCGGTTATCAAGATAAAGTTGTTATTGTTAATGAAGCGGTTAATCTCGCTAAAGATTTTTCAGATGAAGAGTCTTATAAATTAATTAATGGAGTCATTGATGCACTATGA
- the recN gene encoding DNA repair protein RecN, whose protein sequence is MLTHLTIDNFVLIHHISVDFSDHFNVFTGETGAGKSLLVDALNFVSGQRSSASVVGKNGKSARVEVAFNLEKAQNLTNKLKDFDLYDDADEYAVISREMNLEGRSICRINHRVVNLSTVKSCLDGVLDIHSQHETQYLLNPKNHLKLLDEFAQNETVRSQYQELFHLYQATEARLNNLENSNINPDEIEFGNFQLNEINDLNPSLDDYHQTKQDLEMLSNFEKTKTFTNALEDILDGDEGVVGKLYEFLDRIDVLRDETLQERFKHVYFEAEDLRDELVRYNSGLVFDEYEFNRLQDRVYQYDQLIRKYGSIDGVLKKQEALIQQIEQAEHFDDFKIDLENELRAVQLQLSEAAQYLSQSRFKAKADLEAAVIAQLDDLLLENAQFVIDLKNSSLTLDGAETAHFLVSMNKGIQPSPLERVASGGELSRLMLGLKTIFSSIYGVSTLIFDEIDTGVSGRVALKIGSKMSKISQTSQVLTISHLAAVAACADHHFLISKNEVNDEIVTDIQEITEDDRIHQMALIMSGNVTEAALYSAKELLKEGQHLRWHK, encoded by the coding sequence ATGCTAACTCATTTGACGATTGACAATTTTGTACTGATTCACCATATTTCGGTGGATTTTTCAGATCATTTTAATGTTTTCACAGGTGAGACGGGAGCGGGTAAGTCTCTATTGGTCGATGCGTTAAATTTCGTTTCGGGACAACGAAGCAGCGCTTCGGTAGTTGGCAAAAATGGGAAAAGTGCTCGTGTCGAGGTCGCTTTTAATCTTGAAAAAGCACAGAATCTTACCAATAAACTTAAAGATTTTGATTTGTATGATGATGCGGATGAATATGCAGTCATTTCGAGAGAGATGAATTTGGAAGGACGCAGTATTTGTAGAATTAATCATCGTGTCGTTAACTTGTCGACGGTGAAGTCATGCTTGGATGGTGTTCTCGATATTCATTCACAGCATGAAACGCAATATCTTTTAAACCCGAAGAATCACTTGAAACTACTGGATGAGTTTGCTCAAAATGAAACAGTTCGTTCACAGTATCAAGAATTGTTTCATCTCTATCAAGCCACTGAAGCACGCTTAAACAATCTTGAAAACAGTAATATTAATCCCGATGAGATTGAATTCGGAAATTTTCAGCTTAATGAGATTAATGATCTCAATCCGAGCCTTGATGATTACCATCAAACGAAACAAGATTTAGAAATGTTGTCCAATTTTGAGAAAACAAAAACATTTACGAACGCATTAGAGGATATTTTGGATGGTGACGAGGGTGTCGTAGGGAAACTCTATGAGTTTTTAGATCGTATTGATGTCCTTCGAGATGAAACGCTTCAAGAGCGGTTTAAACATGTTTATTTTGAAGCTGAAGATCTTCGAGATGAGTTGGTACGATATAACAGTGGTTTGGTTTTTGATGAGTATGAATTTAATCGTCTACAAGATCGTGTCTATCAATATGATCAATTAATTCGGAAATATGGTTCAATCGATGGTGTATTAAAAAAACAAGAAGCATTGATTCAACAGATTGAACAAGCAGAACATTTTGATGATTTTAAGATTGATTTAGAGAATGAATTGAGAGCCGTACAGCTTCAATTGAGTGAAGCAGCGCAATATTTATCACAATCACGTTTTAAAGCTAAAGCGGATCTAGAAGCTGCAGTGATTGCACAACTTGATGATCTCTTGTTGGAAAATGCGCAATTTGTAATTGACCTTAAAAACTCAAGTTTAACGTTAGATGGTGCGGAGACTGCACATTTTCTTGTATCGATGAATAAAGGGATTCAACCTTCTCCATTAGAGCGTGTAGCAAGTGGTGGAGAACTTTCTCGCTTAATGTTGGGTTTAAAAACGATTTTCAGTTCAATTTATGGCGTATCTACACTTATTTTCGATGAAATCGATACGGGAGTTAGTGGTCGAGTTGCGCTCAAAATTGGTTCTAAAATGAGTAAAATTTCTCAAACATCTCAAGTTTTGACGATTTCGCATCTCGCTGCAGTTGCAGCTTGTGCAGATCATCATTTCTTGATTTCTAAAAATGAAGTCAATGATGAAATTGTCACGGATATTCAAGAAATTACTGAAGATGACCGGATTCATCAAATGGCACTCATCATGTCAGGAAATGTCACGGAAGCCGCTCTATATTCTGCCAAAGAACTTCTTAAAGAAGGGCAACACTTACGATGGCACAAGTAA
- a CDS encoding DUF4303 domain-containing protein, with protein MVVSKRTAITNIKKETASFLEENMRHFIIDNAAMEFYAMAIDVNPQNGMLSISLNTDFDFNKKLHQYRIQSNNNRYNEREAIETLKFTTNEWHYQAFASSCPISQELYDHYFRQNFEAYLEIITSCLVEFKTTAVYDAISKCDCFTILCKAEEEPYAISLGRTQRIEEKMSI; from the coding sequence ATGGTGGTAAGTAAACGAACAGCTATTACTAATATTAAAAAAGAAACGGCTTCATTTCTTGAAGAAAATATGAGACATTTTATCATTGATAATGCAGCCATGGAATTTTATGCAATGGCGATCGATGTAAATCCGCAAAACGGTATGTTAAGCATTTCGTTAAATACTGATTTTGATTTTAATAAAAAATTGCATCAATATCGCATTCAAAGTAATAACAACCGTTATAATGAACGTGAAGCCATTGAAACACTAAAATTCACAACCAATGAATGGCATTATCAAGCATTCGCATCATCTTGTCCCATTAGCCAAGAGCTCTATGATCACTATTTCAGACAAAATTTTGAAGCTTATCTTGAAATTATTACATCATGTTTAGTTGAATTTAAAACGACTGCAGTCTATGACGCAATTTCGAAATGTGATTGTTTTACAATTCTATGCAAAGCGGAAGAAGAACCTTATGCTATATCACTGGGACGCACCCAGCGCATAGAGGAGAAAATGTCGATTTAA
- a CDS encoding tyrosine-type recombinase/integrase, which yields MDYAILMLLYRCGLRVSECVHLEFSHVYIDQQWLRILGKGNKERMIPLSEDAIDSLNDYLNDIRPQWLIQSSDRIFINAKGKGISRQYIDSMIKSRCKEMGITTPISAHTLRHSFATAILDTGVDLRIIQELLGHQDISTTQIYTHVNKKTLKREYDQYLKGGFSNQGGNRDEEI from the coding sequence TTGGATTATGCGATTTTAATGCTCCTTTATCGATGTGGTCTACGCGTATCGGAGTGTGTTCATTTAGAGTTTTCACACGTTTATATTGACCAACAGTGGTTGCGAATTCTTGGGAAAGGGAACAAGGAGCGGATGATTCCCTTATCAGAAGATGCAATTGATAGTCTGAATGATTATCTGAATGACATTAGGCCGCAGTGGCTGATTCAATCATCAGATCGAATATTTATTAACGCAAAAGGCAAGGGAATCTCAAGACAATATATCGATTCTATGATAAAATCTAGATGTAAAGAAATGGGAATTACAACTCCGATTTCAGCGCATACTTTGCGACATAGTTTCGCAACAGCTATCTTAGACACAGGCGTAGACTTGCGTATTATTCAAGAACTCCTCGGTCATCAAGATATCTCAACAACTCAGATTTATACTCACGTAAATAAGAAGACATTGAAGCGAGAGTATGATCAGTATTTAAAAGGTGGTTTTTCGAATCAAGGAGGGAATAGAGATGAAGAAATTTGA
- a CDS encoding 1-deoxy-D-xylulose-5-phosphate synthase N-terminal domain-containing protein has translation MFEQFSKSYDIKSLTVDELEKLSDEIAVFLASKTRYEVDTVIENINVLETTLALHHVFDLTCDNVIFDGGKQVMVHKILTGRSQELMLRNSGSMYLDDQNTMDRYSGGKPGEGLGVALAYAIENPDVHNVIVLNDYALNYGITYESLVQISRFKPNLTIILIDEQQSLLRHYTSMDALIKSIRISKTYTGLKKDVKSILDSNPISRPILATLTKIRDAVKETVLEPTIFKQFGVDYQGPIDGQNLKELIRVFELSKKYKGPHVIHVQTRLKNKKQRKLEFPTFKTDHDRAENYHTYLEAIDYQLTDIAQDDPDLYVLSDAYKLKDYLPTFALTRPDHFMTTSGSTQALISIAHGLVREGKHVLISIHASQLEGIVMQLRNQFSIKQCPITIIVNDSGLNPEGDTYRQGIFDIGIFANLTHFKVYMGKSIVDTISILERVIQEPQISVIRIPSGLEYVAPNSELKPVKGWHLEHDFSFDSSGVILSFGPSINALKQRIQSNDLDIGLINCTEIMYVDPTLLEEIIRCNLKIVVYDVESTKSVLYQNVLQSLYQRGANNECIDLHVSCIHLNKTSKDAKSSQKIHINNVFDYFQ, from the coding sequence TTGTTTGAACAATTTAGCAAATCGTATGATATTAAATCTTTAACCGTTGATGAATTAGAAAAACTCAGTGATGAAATCGCTGTTTTTCTTGCGTCTAAAACGCGATATGAAGTGGATACTGTTATTGAAAATATCAATGTTCTTGAAACCACTCTTGCGCTCCATCATGTATTTGATCTGACTTGTGATAACGTAATTTTTGATGGTGGCAAGCAGGTAATGGTACATAAAATACTTACAGGCAGATCACAGGAGTTGATGCTTCGAAATTCAGGTTCGATGTACCTTGATGATCAAAATACGATGGATCGTTATAGTGGTGGAAAGCCAGGTGAAGGGTTGGGAGTTGCCTTGGCTTATGCTATTGAAAATCCGGATGTTCATAATGTAATTGTTCTGAATGACTACGCATTGAATTACGGTATTACGTACGAATCATTGGTTCAAATTAGTCGTTTTAAGCCAAATTTAACCATCATTTTAATTGATGAACAGCAGTCGCTTTTAAGACATTATACCTCGATGGATGCGTTAATTAAGTCAATTCGTATTAGCAAAACGTATACGGGTCTAAAAAAAGATGTTAAATCGATTTTAGATTCAAATCCAATCAGTAGACCCATACTTGCCACACTGACAAAGATAAGGGATGCAGTCAAAGAAACTGTCTTAGAACCAACTATTTTTAAGCAATTTGGGGTGGATTATCAAGGGCCAATCGATGGTCAAAATCTCAAGGAGTTAATCCGAGTATTTGAATTGTCAAAAAAATATAAAGGTCCGCATGTTATCCATGTGCAGACGCGTTTAAAAAATAAAAAACAACGGAAACTTGAATTTCCAACTTTTAAAACTGATCATGACCGTGCGGAAAATTATCATACTTATCTAGAAGCGATTGATTATCAATTAACAGATATTGCGCAAGATGACCCCGATTTATATGTGCTTTCGGATGCCTATAAACTTAAGGATTATTTGCCAACATTTGCGCTTACACGACCAGATCACTTTATGACGACGTCCGGATCAACACAAGCCTTAATCTCGATAGCACATGGACTTGTTCGTGAAGGAAAACATGTCCTTATATCAATTCATGCCTCCCAGCTTGAAGGTATTGTGATGCAACTACGTAATCAATTTTCAATCAAACAATGTCCCATTACAATTATTGTAAATGATTCTGGACTTAATCCAGAAGGCGATACGTATCGTCAAGGAATTTTTGATATAGGAATCTTTGCGAATCTTACACATTTTAAAGTGTATATGGGAAAATCAATTGTAGATACGATTTCAATTTTAGAACGGGTAATCCAAGAACCTCAAATTAGTGTGATCAGAATTCCGTCAGGTCTTGAGTATGTTGCCCCGAATAGCGAATTAAAACCAGTAAAGGGATGGCATCTTGAACATGATTTTTCATTTGATAGCTCTGGGGTAATTCTTTCTTTTGGACCCTCTATTAATGCACTTAAACAACGAATTCAATCCAACGACTTGGATATAGGATTAATTAATTGTACTGAAATTATGTATGTGGATCCTACTCTATTAGAAGAAATAATTAGATGCAACCTTAAAATTGTAGTCTACGATGTTGAAAGTACGAAAAGCGTTCTTTATCAGAATGTTCTTCAAAGCCTTTATCAGCGTGGTGCAAATAATGAGTGCATCGATTTACATGTTTCATGTATTCATTTAAATAAAACTTCAAAAGATGCGAAATCATCTCAAAAAATACATATTAATAATGTTTTTGATTATTTTCAGTAG
- a CDS encoding phosphopentomutase: MKKFDRIITVVMDSVGAGAAHDAAKFGDVGTDTLGHIAEAMDGLNMPNLEKLGLGNLHNIKGVSQVEEPQAYYTKMIEASNGKDTMTGHWEMMGLYIENPFITFTETGFPKELLDELEKRTGYGIIGNKAASGTEILDELGEEHMATKKMIVYTSADSVLQIAAHEEVFGLDELYRCCEIARELTMKDEWKVGRVIARPFVCEGKGAFKRTSNRHDYALKPFGKTALDSLKENGNDVISVGKIADIFDGEGITEAYRTKSNEHGMEETIRITRDHKFNGFMFVNLVDFDAMYGHRRDPIGYGKALEAFDVQLGTLLQYIGDRDLLIITADHGNDPTHTGSDHTREEVPVLYYSPFLEGKGLLKKNNTFSDLGATIVDNFGAKPTEYGTSVLEQLK, translated from the coding sequence ATGAAGAAATTTGATCGAATTATTACAGTAGTAATGGACTCAGTTGGTGCCGGTGCAGCACATGATGCAGCGAAGTTTGGTGATGTTGGCACAGATACGTTAGGCCATATTGCAGAGGCAATGGATGGGCTTAACATGCCAAATTTGGAAAAACTTGGTCTTGGTAATTTACATAATATTAAAGGTGTATCTCAAGTTGAGGAACCTCAAGCATACTATACAAAAATGATTGAAGCTTCTAATGGTAAGGATACGATGACAGGACATTGGGAAATGATGGGTCTTTATATTGAAAATCCTTTTATCACGTTTACCGAGACAGGATTCCCTAAAGAACTCTTAGATGAGCTTGAAAAGCGTACCGGTTATGGCATTATTGGAAATAAGGCAGCAAGCGGAACTGAAATATTGGACGAGTTGGGTGAAGAGCACATGGCGACAAAGAAAATGATCGTCTATACTTCAGCGGATTCAGTGCTTCAAATTGCAGCACACGAAGAGGTGTTTGGTCTAGATGAACTTTATCGATGCTGTGAAATCGCCCGTGAGTTAACCATGAAAGATGAATGGAAAGTAGGTCGTGTTATTGCTCGCCCATTTGTTTGTGAGGGTAAAGGCGCATTTAAACGTACTTCAAACCGTCACGACTATGCTTTAAAACCATTTGGAAAAACGGCACTTGACTCGTTAAAAGAGAATGGTAACGATGTGATTAGTGTCGGAAAAATTGCAGATATTTTTGATGGAGAAGGTATTACCGAAGCTTATCGAACCAAGAGTAATGAGCACGGAATGGAAGAAACAATTCGTATTACTCGAGATCATAAGTTCAACGGATTTATGTTTGTGAATCTTGTAGATTTTGATGCAATGTATGGTCATCGTCGCGATCCAATTGGTTATGGAAAGGCTTTAGAAGCATTTGATGTTCAACTTGGAACGCTCCTTCAATATATTGGTGATCGTGATTTACTCATTATAACGGCTGATCACGGAAATGATCCAACGCACACAGGTTCAGACCATACTCGTGAAGAAGTACCTGTACTTTATTACTCACCATTTTTAGAAGGAAAAGGTCTCTTGAAAAAAAATAATACGTTCTCTGATTTAGGTGCAACAATCGTGGATAACTTTGGTGCAAAGCCGACTGAATATGGAACGTCGGTTCTTGAACAGTTAAAATAA
- a CDS encoding Asp23/Gls24 family envelope stress response protein gives MSNEYVLIQNEKTGFGQIAISNNVINHIVQITVNENDAIFFEDGSGKKSLIVSNENGHVNVDLKVRVKYGKDVERVCRALQNDLQRNIELMVDFSNTSININVVGFKFN, from the coding sequence ATGTCAAATGAATATGTCTTAATTCAAAATGAGAAGACTGGTTTTGGTCAAATTGCAATTTCGAACAATGTTATTAATCATATTGTTCAGATTACAGTGAATGAAAATGATGCTATCTTTTTTGAAGATGGATCAGGAAAAAAATCATTGATCGTTTCAAACGAAAATGGTCACGTTAATGTAGACCTTAAAGTACGCGTTAAATATGGTAAAGATGTTGAACGTGTATGTCGTGCATTACAAAATGATTTGCAACGCAACATTGAATTGATGGTTGATTTCAGTAATACATCAATCAATATTAATGTTGTCGGATTTAAGTTTAATTAG